GTAAAAGCAAAGGAAATAAAggttacacaggaaaaaaaacggATAGGGTGATGTCATCTAAGCTCTGAAAACAACAAGCTCACTCTCGAATAACCAGgattatataacaaaataaagtgtGTGTAAATCCTAAGGATATTAGGAATTGCTTTAATGAGTATTATGGAAAACCTTCAAACTGATATTTCAATGAATTCTATAAATCAACATTTACTAAAAACTAAGTTCCCAAAAATAGATCAAATAAAATTAATAGATTTAAATAAACCCATTAATAAAAAAGAAGTTGAATTTGCCATCTCAAAATTACAAAAGTTCAAAACGCCTGGGCCAGGTGGCTTCACCAATCTCTTTTTCCAAACATTTAAAAAGCAACTGAGCAAACTTTTAACAATCCCGTAAGTTTAGGTAGTTTTCCGGCCAAAATGATAAGGGCTAATATACTGCCGATTTTGAAACAAGGTAAAAATCCCCTAGAGACAACGAGCTACAGTCCtatatttttaataaacacaGATATAAAACTCTTCGCTGCTATTTTAGCTGAATGCCTTAAGGGCATTATTGAAAAATTACAGATCAAATAGAGTTTGTGTCTGCAAGATGGTCAGGCAATAATACCAGAAGAATAATAAACATCCTTGACAGTGCTATAAGAAATAAGAATCAGCCTATGACAATTAccattgatgctgaaaaagcgttcgaccaaCTAAGTTGTAAATATCTGGAATGTGCTTTAATGTCCTATGATATTAATGGTTGGCTATTTGATGTAATTATGGCTTTGTATAGAAACCCTTCCGCTAGAATGGTTGGGCCAAATGTTTGCTCAGGTTGGTTTAATATAGGCAAAGTTGTAAGACAGGGCTGCCTCCTGTCGCCGCTAATATACATATTATCAATTGAACCATTGGCTATAAATATTAGAAATAACAACAGAATTGGTGGATTTAAAATGAAAGATagtaaacttaaaatttgtatgtATGCTGATGATATCTTGCATACTATAAATGGTCTTAAGAATTCATTAGATCCCCTTATGGATGCATTTATTGATTATAGTTTAGTATCAAACTACAAATTGAATAATGATAAAACCACTGTAATGACTTACGGGATAGATGATGCTATAAAAATTGAGATTACTAAGAAATATAATTTCACATGGGCTAGAAAAAAGCTTTTTGGGAATCTAGATTACAAAAAATGTACACAGACTCATTGAGTTTAATTTTATGGGTCTGCTGAAACAAACAAACCAATTAGAGACATGGGGTAGAATCCACGTAGTGAATTTCTATATTAGACCAATGTGGAATTACTTATTTCAAATGATACCTCTCAAAGTCCTGGAGAGCTGGCTAACTTTCCTACAAAATAACATTGACACCTTTATTTGTAGAGGTAAAAATCTTAGGATTAACAGAAAAATGTTATCTTTTAAGCCCACAGAGGGAGGTCTCAATTTTCCAAATGTTAGATTTTTCTATCAGGCCAACATAATAGCACACGTTCATAGAACCCAATTACTTTCTTACTCTAAGGTGGGTTGGTTTAAAATCACAACGGAATTGCTGGGTGTTAAAGAGGTCACAGGCCTTATATGGAACATAAAAAGTCTGAAAAAAATGTGCCtattgaaaataataattttatgaaTCATGTTATCTCTGGGTGGCAAGAGATTAAAAAGAAATTAGGTATACAATATCATGTTTTAGACGTTCTAAGGCGTTCCATAATAGAAGATAACATTTCTGACCTACCCTTGAAAAGTTTTGTGATGAGTGGCATTCAGACTCTTAGAATCCCTTTCCAAAAAATGTTAAGTACCCATTCAGAAATATTTTTATATCTTAGAGTCATATATTTCTTACAAACATACTTATTCAAAGTTAAAAACTATAGCATTAAGATTTTAAAGACATTATTTTCTAATGAAATCACCTCAAAGATATTAGCTGAAGTGATAAAACTAATCAGAACTACAAACTCTATGGAAAAATTCCCCCCACTGACAACATGGGAAAGGGAACTCAATTGTGTGTTAGACCACCAAGAATATTGTAATGCTTTTAACTCTACTCGTAAAGAGGTTCAATGCTTAAATTTAGTTGAAACGCATTGCAAGGTCATAAATAAGTGGCACTTGGTGCCGACCAGATTAGCACAGATGTACCAAAGCGCCTCTCTATGGTGTTGGCGTTGCAGGTTCAAAGAAGACTCCTATCTTCACATTTGTTGGAGTTGTGATTTTATTAGGAAGGCTTTGGACACGCTTTTTTCATTTGTATATGATATGACCAAGATATCACTAGAAAGGACCGCCAGACGGTATTACTATATATGCAGTGGATCAATATGTCACGCAAGAATTAAAGCTTTATTgattataaaattataatagCTGATATTGGAAACAAATAGGGGAAATAGCTTGGGACACAATTAAAGCTCAATTAATCTTGCAATTAAAGATGGAAAGAGATTTAAGTATTCCTATTTTAAATGCCCCAAAAAGATATGATATGTGGCATCCGTGGCTTATGCTAACATAACTCATCAATAAGTTCAGTAAAACCAATTTGATAAAAGCCCTTGTAGCATGTTTTACCAGGGAACTTGGACCCACCTCCACCTTTCGACATCGGGAAAtgaatgttcaaatgtctatctgtgcTTATTTATGAATAACCTGCTGTAATAAGCTAAGCGGTTTAATGTTTGTATAGTATGTTTGTTGATATATGTTTCAATGtctgttggaattttttttttttttatctcaaataAATTTGTTTCTATATGAGCATCAGACTCCAAAATCTGAGCTTTTATCCTAGTAATACATTTCCGGGTCAATGTTCCTAATATTCCATCTTTTATATCTTGCTAGCAAATATTAGAGTTGAGAcaaaattaaaactttttttacagttcATAAACCAtaacttaatattgttttttttttcctttacaggAATACCCTGGATGCAAAAACAATGGAAAATACTAACCACACTGTTATAACAGAGTTTATTCTGATTGGATTAACCCAGGACAAGACAACTAaaatgatattgtttgttttatttttagtgaTGTATATATTAACCATTTTTGGCAATGTTATTTTAATATGTACAGTAATAGCCAGCTCTCGCCTACATACGCCTATGTATTATTTTCTATGTCATTTATCCTTTGTAGATTTGTTCTACTCAACCTGCACCATTCCAAAAATGTTACTGGACATGATTTCTGTCGGCGGAGGAAGGATTTCCCTAACTGGATGCATGTTACAGATGGTCATTGGCCTTTTTCTGGGAGAAACTGAATTTATCCTGCTTGCCGTAATGGCGTATGATCGCTACATTGCAATATGTTTCCCCTTTCGTTATATGGTCATTATGAGCTGGAAAAGGTGTAAAAATGTTATCATTGTTGTCTGGGTGGGGAGCTTTCTCCTTACATTTCTTCCTTACGTTTCACAGCAACACACATTTTGTAAAGGGAATAAAATTAACCATTTTGTTTGTGAAAGCATAGCACTTTTAAAACTAGTATGCGAAGATACTTTCTTTGATGAAACAATGGTCTTTTTTGGAAGTTTATTGACAATTCTAGTCCCTTTTGCTTTTATTTTGGTGACCTATATTTGCATTATTATAGCAATAATAAAAATCAAATCCTCAGATGGAAGGACAAAGGCTTTCTCCACATGTGTTTCCCATCTGACCGTAGTATGCATGTTCTACGGAACCAGTATGAGCATGTACCTGGGACCAACAAAACATGTTTCAGAAAAACACAAAttcatttgtattatttatgCTATTGTGACTCCTATGTTAAACCCTTTGATTTACAGTTTAAGGAATCAGGATGTGAATGGAGAGATTAGGAAACTGTTTATTAAGAGTATGCCATTTCTTGCTGTCTCTCAAGTTAAAGGTTTTGAAAAAACAATTATTAGAGTACATGTGAATAATCATAAAAGAGCAAGATAGGATTTCAAGATAAATGAATTCATTTCATCATAAAATATATAGGCAGAAGGTGTACCAAACTGTCCGAAACACACAATATTAATTGTACATTGGCAACCATCAGAAAATAAGCCAATGGCATATAACACACTGATACAATATCTAATACCTTACAAGACGGACATAAAATGTTACATTCATCATCCTGAAAATAAGCACATTGATTAGTAATACATATAAACCAGTCAACTCAGTAGGCTAGAAAGCCTGAACTTGTTTACACCTCAGAAGTGATATGACaacattaaaatatacatataggaCCATTAGAAGCAGCTCTCTGTCAAGCTGTACATTAATAGCATTGTACAAAGGACAAGAGGTCTTCAAGCTAGACTGGAAAAAAAGATATTTCCCCTATGTCATAGGAATTGTTTATTTATAGTGAGAATAATTAGGATGTGGAATAATCTCACACACAAAATGCAACTAGTGGAAATACGTGCTTCAAAATATTTACACAAAGTGATAATCaatcaataataaaattacaCAAGCTGCTTCCCAAACTGACTGTATATTCTTCAgtataaacacatatacaaataaaaaatacaaaaaaaataaaaataaataaaaaatatatatatatatatatatatatatatatatatttcctggccatatccatggcagcacaacaatgggtagctcttccctatccctaattagacaggaactaattaagtgaaaggtataagtaccacctcctacccctcctcccttagtctttttgttcctgtcctatccctataggacaTCTTAGTCTTGGAActaacactttttattttatggcttacctgaggattgGTTCCTTTGGCCCcttgggagttcagcctctctcccttgggaagtctccagtacacggccctgcgcaaaggtgaccccctggagaaacccctttagtgactgggGGTTCTGAACTTGTAGTGACCTGAGGGGTAGCAAGAGGATTTGCCATGGCCCTTTAAACTGCAGTGACCCTAGGATTAGCAGTAGGCAGGCAAGCATGGAAATAATTATTCATATGAAGCATACCTATGGAAGACAATATGCACAGCATACCTGGGAATAATCCTGGAGAAGTCCATCATGCATACTTTTGGGCCATTCTCCCTTCTAAAGATTTTGCTTTCATCCTACTGTCCTTTGGAACTCTGCATAACCTTTGCGTTGGGGTAAGTTAGATCTGTGTTTCTCATTCTGGCGATACAAATGCGCCGGCATTTGTTTCTTCTGTCTCGTGGTCTGCGAAAGTGCATTTATTCTACTGGTAGCTGAGTGCGCAGGATGTTCATTCTGGTTCGCACATGTGCGTTCGGTTTCTCCCCACTAACGCGCAGGCACGAATGGTGGCTTGCTACATGTCTACAACACGCATGCGCGAGGTGACAAGTTTGGGCATGCACGTTCAATAATTGTCCAATGATGTTAGGCACATTTTTAACGCGCCAAAACTCAATTCTTGGTGAATTAATTTCATGGAAAGTCGGTGTATACAGTGCTGCATTCCTCCTATTAATTGTATTACCTTCATCCAGAGTTATCATTCAAGATACATTTCTTAAAGTAATGTAtttcatttatattgtttttttgttcagAATTTCAATTTGAGATTCTTTATTTGTTCAGATGGATAAAGGATCTAGCTCCAGGAATTCATATTCTTCTTCACAAAAAAAAAGGTCACTATCAAAGCAGTGTAGGTAAGCCATATTTTTTCATTCATTCtcgttttattatgtacaaataaTTAAAAGAGTTCAaggattaatatatttatatagttctaAAGGTAACAGAACTTCAGAATCatccaaagggaagtcgcccaaaaggaTGCTACGTGAATCCTGTGACAACAGAGCTCTGGAGGGAAAACGTTTCTGTGCAGATTGTTTGTCAGCGGCTGCTAGCCCATTTAAACCCACTCCAGACATAATGCAGTACATTAAGCAAGCAGTTGTTCAAATCATCAAGAAAGCTGGGAAAACTCGCAAAAGGCCAAGGTATTCAGAACCTTCAGATTATTCTCCAGATAACTCAGAAGAGGAGTTTATGGATACAGAAACCATAAGAGACCTTGCCTCTTTCTCAGAGGATGACACACTTCCAGTACCTGACTCCCTGTAACCCACAGAGGTTGATCATATAATATCCAGAGTGCGTAAGGCACTTACTTTGAAGGAGTCTTCCAAAGAGGAACCTTCCACCTCCAGTCGTCATTTCATTGACCTGGTACATGAAACCAGAAGAGATCTTATTAAAAAGGAATGGTCCAGATCAGACAGAAGATCATCTGCTAAAGGACAATTTTCTCAACTTTATCCTTTTGAGAAAAAGGATACTGTAACATGGGACTTTGCCCCAAAAGTGGATGCAGCGGTGGTTGGACTGGCTAAATGTACCACTTTACCAGTAGATGATTCGGGTTCCTTTAAATTTACGATGGATAAAAAGATGGACTTCAATCGTTCCAAAGCATATGTGGCATCTGGAACAGGCTTACATCCAGCAGTGGCCCTTACATCCGTGATCAGAGCATTGAAGGTTTGGATGGAGAATTTAGAGGAGGACATTAAAAATGGCAGAAGCCGATCTTCCATAGTAGACAGCCTGAGAGATATGAAATTGGTTATCGATTTCTCATCCGAAGCTGCAGTGGAGCTAGTCAGAACCCTACAAAAATAAAAGATAGTGAGTAGGCGCTTGTTGAAATGCAGCAGAGATAAATGTAGAACAGGGTttgatacagcagtgtttcccagacactaaacCAGAGTGAGTTTAAGTAAAAAGTGTGTATCAAAGACCACATAGGGAGTGAAAATCCCCAAAACAGGTGTAGTGGTAAACAAAAACCATAAGATACGACCTGAACACAGGCGAGTGGCAGAGTCTTctctataaaatataaattagaaacataacatagtgtatactgtatactgaaaatatataaataatatgaagatggactaccactcacatttaccagagccgtaccaggctctgtatagtaggctcaaaggtgccaatacAGGCTAACGAGACTCCAAAGCAGAAGTATGAAGAATTCCGTAGTaaaaaaaggatttattttttaaataagaataaaaaatcaaACTCCCGGTTacaagggggtggaacccaaacaacAAATGGTATAGAATgaaggtatccacttaccccaaaCAAAGTAAACTGTAGGAGTGAATATaagaacaaatataaaatacaatcaaTTGATATAGTCACAGCAGATGCGTTTCGGCTTGatagccttcttccagtgctggtTTTCGGATCCTCGTGGCTTGCTTAAATGCGCCCGGCATTACAGATCACCTGTGCGTGTTTTTCTTCcgcatacgtcacttccggtaattACGAACGATGTCATTTCCGGTATCGTCAGTTGGAACGTACGGTGGAACGCATACAGCGTTCAGTCGTTTCCGGTCTCGGAAAAGTTTGTATTTGAAAAAGAATTGATCATATAAAGAAAATACGTAAATAAGACATAATATATCAAATAGAGATCCACAGAAGTGGCCATCAAACTGTCATTATTGCTAACTCTCCATATCCATTAACCACTTAAATGAACAGAGCTAATAGTATGGCAGACATATAAGTAGGGTGTAGTAGCAGGCCAAAAATAGGTcaaaaggaaatataaaaatgaaatggtAAAGAAAGGGAATGtgtaataaagaataaataagataaaaaatattataaaaaatgattttataaaaaatgagaaaactcaaaatctaaatttagaccCTTAGGGAATAAGCAATCCATATCAAAAATCCATTTGCTctctatctttgccagctcctttacattgttttcacccctccaattttttccTTTCTTAAAGATTGCCATGAAGGACAGTACAGATGGATCTCTTCTATGTTTTTTGGCAAAATGTGCTGGGACACtgtgtttcatataccccctctggatattgcccacGTGCTCTGCAATCCTAGTTTTTAAGGTTCTAGTGGTCATCCCTATgtattgcagaccacatgggcaccagaggaggtatatgacattggTAGAGTGGCATGTCAAAACCTGACGGATAGGAAAGGTATGATGATTAAAATGGGAAACAAAGGaggtgattttttgttttttaaataaagttttcttaCAAGTAACACATGATTTGCAGGGATAAAAACCCGGCTCAATGTTAAAGaggtttttattatcttttttctccttaataaaactagtcgttagatgttgttttagattttttgctCCTCTATAAACTATAACTGGTTTTTCTCCTATGATTCTCCCAAGAGTTGGTTCTGATTTGAAGATGTACCAATATTTGTTAATAATGTGCTTGATCTGTTTAGCATTTTCATTATAATTTAAGACAATTGGAACATTTGAGAAACTTTCCTTCTTTTTtacattatctgtttttttatttaaaatttccttCCGTTCTTTTCCTTTAGTTTTACTTATAAAATTGTCTAAGGATTTTTCATCATAGTTTTTTTCAACCAATCTAGTTTTTAAAAACTGTGCCTGTTCATCGAATAATTTTGGGTCGCTACAATTTCTGTATAAACGTAAGAATTGACTGTTAGGCATATTATGTAGCCATGGGCCATAGTGGCAGCTTGAAGTATCTATATACCCATTGACATCgaccttcttaaccccttaaggaccaaacttctggaataaaagggaatcatgacatgtcacacatgtcatgtgtccttaaggggttaaagaaggtcTTGGTCTGGATGGTTTGGTTTTCAATGTATATGTATAGATCAAGAAAGCTGATGCCttcagtcagtggcgtacataccagggtcgcaggggtcgcggctgcgaccgggcccggcccaccagggggcccggccgcccctgcgacccggtatgtagccactgggccaacctcttctcctggggggccctagagccggccacctcagggccccccgaggctggccctgctgtcaccccacggccggtcctgcgggcgcgcgagggagcactctcccctaagtgcttcctcttcagctccctcgcgcaccgcactgataccggagccggaagatgacgtcatcttccggcgccggcatccctacgcggtgcgcaagggagctgaagaggaagcactcaggggagagtgctcccttgcgcccccgccagcctgccttcccgcccagtgaccggccgcacaggagcccagcagcaccactggaccccagggaatcccaaaaggtaaggaggctgggggattaaaaaaaaaacaaaaaaaaacgtgtgtgtgtgtgttagtgtgagtgtgtgtgtgtgttagtgtgtgttagtgtgagtgttagtgtgtgtgttagtatgtgtaagtgtgtgttagtgttagtttgtgttagtgtgagtgtgtgtgttagagtgtttgtgtctgctagtgagtgtctgtgagtgagtgtgtctgttgagtgtgtctgctagtgagtgtcagtgagtgtgttactgtgtgtgtctgttactgagtgtgtttgtgtgtgtgttagtgtgtgttagtgtgattgttagtgagtgttagagtgtgtgttagagtgtgtgtgtctgctagtgtcagtgagtgagtgtgtctgttagtgagtgtcagtgagtgtgttactgtgtgtgtgtgttactgagtgtgtttgtgtgtgtgttagtgagtctgtttgatgtctgttagagagtgtgtttgtcagtgagagtgtatgttttgtaagtgagtgtgtatgtatgtctgccgctgagtgtgtctctgtcagtaaatgtgtgtgtctgttagctagtgtgtatgcgtctgttcgtgagagtgtgtgtgtcttcagcacttacctttctccagcgccggactcccttggcgcaggggatccctccgcctctcagctccgaatgcgcatgtgcggcaagagccgcgcacgcattcaaaccgcccataggaaagcattactcaatgcttttctttggacgttcagtgtcttagaatcgcggaagcgcctctagcggatgtcaatgagacagccactagaggctggattaaccctcagtgaaacatagcagtttctctgaaactgctatgttttcagctgcagggttaaaactagagggacctgacacccagaccacttcattgagctgatgtgatctgggtgtctgtagtggtcctttaagtgtgtgtgcatctgcatgcactggcgtacataccgcggtcgcagggttcgcagccttgcaacccctgcgaccaggtgcctgccgcaatgtgttgcggccccggcccgccagagtaagcgcgcgggggtgggggggggggcccacggatcaatttttgcaccggggccccatgggtcatgtgtacgccactgccttcaGTACTATGTTCACTGGTAATGTGTATATCCGAgtgattgcaatttaaaaaatcaaTGAAAAATCCAAGTGTGTCCACATCTCctcgccaaataaaaaaaaatttgtcgaTGTACCTGCGATAGAGAACCAGATTCTCTGCCCAGCGAGCCTCTGAGAGAAACGAattctcccaatgggccataaaaagattggcatagctgggcgcgaatctGGTTCCCATCGCGGTACCCTTAAGctgcaaaaattttttttcatcaaaccaaaaataattgttatggAGAATAAGTTTAATACTATCCATAACATCTGCTTTGGAGTCTCGTTAGCCTgtattggcacctttgagcctactatacagagcctggtacggctctggtaaatgtgagtggtagtccatcttcatattattta
This region of Pelobates fuscus isolate aPelFus1 chromosome 2, aPelFus1.pri, whole genome shotgun sequence genomic DNA includes:
- the LOC134585117 gene encoding olfactory receptor 2A7-like, giving the protein MLLDMISVGGGRISLTGCMLQMVIGLFLGETEFILLAVMAYDRYIAICFPFRYMVIMSWKRCKNVIIVVWVGSFLLTFLPYVSQQHTFCKGNKINHFVCESIALLKLVCEDTFFDETMVFFGSLLTILVPFAFILVTYICIIIAIIKIKSSDGRTKAFSTCVSHLTVVCMFYGTSMSMYLGPTKHVSEKHKFICIIYAIVTPMLNPLIYSLRNQDVNGEIRKLFIKSMPFLAVSQVKGFEKTIIRVHVNNHKRAR